A region of the Mytilus galloprovincialis chromosome 1, xbMytGall1.hap1.1, whole genome shotgun sequence genome:
cctttaaataaaattttaatctcTTATGAAATTTTGATCAGGTTATGCTGACAAAAAATGTAAGAAATGTGTTcttgtcattttcaattttatgttaatCATTATACCCCTGCTTTTAAAAAgttggggtatactgttttacctctgtcagtCGATCCGTCAGTCCATTCATCCAttcgtcagtccgtccgtcccatgaatatttttctttacatttttctcaGGTACTACActacaaggatttctaaaattatgtttcagagtttatattagtcagctataccgtgtgatgcttttcagattcatcactcaagaACTTcctttttgggggggggggggggggggggggcgggcgcTATTGAGGGCTTCTTTTATTGGACAATTTACAATGGATTGGCAATATGTTTGTCCAAATTTTCCTGAGTGAATCTTTGCCAAGTGTATAAAACCATAGCAACTGTAGAATCAAAGATAAATTTAGTACAGTAAATCGTTTCaatttttcacacaaaaaatgatataaaaaaaaaatgaccagaactAGTTTTGTATGGAGGTTAGCATTAACAAACTTACGAGgttgatctgtaaaaataaattatttggcTGTAGGTCTTGCATTGTCAACATACCATTAAGTGAAAAAAGAATGTCATATTTATTCAAcataataaacttttaaaaagatattttagaAATGCCAGAAAATTAATATAGTATAATTGTTGTACTTGCTACggtttaatatacatgtatcatgattTTGTTTAGCAActttgaatatcttttaaattttaaaatataatatacaacttcaaatattttatgttttctttaatgagttaattattacaaataaaaaaaatacaaccaaaACATTCCTTTTTAACTTTAAATGTTCATTTGGAAGTTAAGGTAAATATTCTTTACATCAATAACACATACTTAAACCATTTAAGGTGATATAATTGTCATTATTGGGAGAGAAAGCTTTTATAGAATGAATCGTTCCataaatattttatgtgtatTTTAGAAGGCCTTAATTGCCATACTGAAGAAAACCTTAATCTCACCTATTATAGACATAGATATTTAAATGTCTACACGAAATCAACGTTTGTTGACATTAATTTCACCTTAATTTTAATGATAGTTTTGGATTATATAGAGAGGTGTTTGACTTTGTCAAACTTTCATGCATTAATTCTTAGTCCAAATAAAAGTTCCATACATGGCAGTGTTGTCATGTTTTCGTTAGTCTTTTGTATAGTATAAACAGAGATAACTATGGGATAACATTAAATAAATGACTTTATTGGGACCTGTCTGTGGTTTGTCATTACCAAATTCCCCTTGTTTGGGAAACTAGTGTGTTTGTATAGATTGAAGACATTGATCCATATGTTTAAGTGATAGAGATTTTGGTGGGATTGAAATTTAGGATAAAAACGTTGTATGGTTTAATTTCTTGGCCTATTTGATTCTTCATTTGTATCTTGTTTTCAGGGTTAAATAAATGATTTACACAAGCAATATGAATGGGAACTATTAGAGTAAGGTGTACAAATGAATCTTGGAAATTCGGACATATTCCAAAATAATAAAGTCAAGTCATGCAAATATCATAAATCACTTGTTTTGGTCAAATTTTAGAATTATatgcaaacaagaatgtgtccccagtacacggatgcccaacttacactatcattttctgcgTTCAGTGgacgtgaaattggggtaaaaactctaatttggcattacaattagaaagatcatatcatagggaacatgtgtacaaagtttcaagttgattggacttcaacttcatcaaaaactactttgaccaaaatctttaacctgaggctggacagacagacggacgaatggacaGACACAgtcagatcagaaaacataatgcccttctactattataggtggggcataataaaaatcaGTTCTAAATGACCTATAACCAAAAAACTAGGTTTAGGGATCCATAGAAGAACATAACATATTATGACTAAAGTTGGTCTGTGTGACCTACATGTTTTACTTTCTTGGCATGTTTTATGGATAAGTAATTTAATGCTTGTTTTATGTCCAAATTCAAAAGAATTGGTGTTATTTTATCTTctaatttcatttaaattggATGTTAACCTTTTTAATAACTATAAAATTctgaacaaatataaaatatgttaaatcaATGTAAAGAATGACTCAAAATGGTGTAACTCTCAGAATTCGCTAGTTAAGTTTAAAggtattaatccctttccactttgggtgtgcgagtgctgccttgtcgGGGCATTAACCTGCTCTTTTTCTAAATCTGAAAGGGTGTCTTTTAcctgcaagagatatggctcacTCTTAACAAGGGTCAGTCATTTATATTCTCTGTCTGACGGACTATCATCGCTAGTTACCAAACTGTTAAAAAGAAATAGGGTTAAGAAGGaaagttttatataaatttctagGTCAAATTTTAACGGATTTTTCTTGAAATTAGTTTGGAAGCAATAGAAAGTTCTGATTCCAGATCAGGTGACAGAGTTTAAAATTGGTTATTATTCAATGAAGAAGGATTTATGAAACACTTTCAAAAGAACATACAGAAACATAATTTATGGAACAGTATTTCATATGATGAATTTCAAAAAGTATTGTATtagcttgaaaaaaaaacagtgacaAAGGAGTGAAAAGGAATATTGTCAACTATTGTTATAATGCAAGAATaaagttaatataaaataacagtatattgaatttattttagatttctagATATATTGTATTTAATTAAAGCTTTTAATGATTTTCCAGCTTGAATTAAGCCGTAATTGCATATTGGTATAGTTTCATGTTTCAATTCGTTCATATATATTGGTTTTAAAATGGTTTTCTGTAAGATGAAAGCTTTCAGAAATCAATACATTTTTATAGCTTATTCATTAGTAGAATGTCATtattttattatagaatttaagtTTTATGGACATTATAGCTAATGACTTTTGAGATGTCACATTTGAAATGGATAGTAGGTATATGGCTATTTACTGGGATAATTAAAGTTCAAGAGAGTTGTTTCAGGCCCTGACCACTATTTTTGAACCAATTTGCTTTAGAATTTTGTAAAGCCTAGGAGAAAGTCCCTGATCTTTTTGCAGACCAGTTTGAAGGAAATTAGAGGGATTTAATGGGATAGATGTACATTTATAACCATTTTGTCCATCCATTCAAAAgttgtattcatatttttatgtcttcaaattttaagaacaaTTTTTAATCCTAATGATTTGCAGAAGAGAAgatttgtaaaatgtaaagtggcatgttttgttttgttttttgtttgttttttttgggtttgttgtttggtttttttttggggggggggaaggggggcTGAATAGATGAATTGGTGTCATAGTTGatgttttttgtccattttagTTATTTCAATGATATTGTTAAGCAATATATGTAAAACTTCGGCCTCTGATAGGGTTCACACAAAAGGTCTTAGAGTAAACAcaataatacaatgtatatgacATGCGTAAGAGTTTTATTTGACAGTTAAATAAAGAGAATATCACTTAGCTAATGAAGATCTATAAAATGGTATTAAAATGCTATACACTTCAGCAATAGAGCTTTAATACCTTAATCTGGTGTAACTTCTAgtcaaaatcaatattttattgatatacctaacatatttattgttatttgatAGTCCACTGCTTGTTTTTATACTCAAATATCTGCATTGtaacaatacataatataatcattttatttgaaaaaaaaaccctgaaaatatgaaaattccaTATTTATATGAGAATGGTAAATTATGACTTGAttagtttaaacaattttttattttttcaaaagtttttttcaattatacTATAGGCATACAGGGATTCTGAAACACGAAGAACTTATTTAAATTCTTCTCCCTCACAGGAATAAGACTTCACTGAACAATTTGATATCATCTTATCTCCTATAGACACTTGTATTTCATTGATTGAAATCGGTCAGTGTGTCTGTAATAAAAAATCTTTTGTCATGCTTATGTCTCATTAATTTAACAAATTGACATAATTGATATAATTAAGGTCATCATATCTTAATTGGTGCGTTTTTATTTGCCCCCTGTAATAAGATAACAATGGCAACATTTAATTATGAACTAGTTATCTATTTCGTAGGATCagctatacatgtattaaattgaTTTTATTCTAATATATACGGTACTATCTGCACATAGTTAAGCtttagatctaaaaaaaaaatgcacctaTATAGATTTAACAAAATATGCTTCAATTTATAGAGTCAAAAAATGGGACAATAAActttaacaaaatacaaaatatcaaatgtcCAGATTGTCTAGcttatttcattttgaaagatGAGTGTCATACCCTTGTTAAAAAGAATATGTAATAAGGgtatagtgcattttttttttaaaaatttgtgaaataaattttaacatctgaccttgaagtttaaaaaaaggtGTGTTAAATATGTAGAACAATGACAAAGTATGCTTGGTAACCATAATTGCCTCGGTTTTGTTATTATGGCCCATAGAAACTATTCTTTAACTAAATCTTAATTGATGTGTCAACTAACCAAATTACATGatcaaagtattttaaaaactGAAGTTAGATGTAAAACTTAACAAATGCAATGAAAAGTGAAATATAAGTCAATATGTTCAAAGGATACCAAGTGACATTGCACTTTAAGATATATTTGAAAACTATAAAATTTGACAgtaattttatgaataaaagttaTTGAAATGTGAATTGTATGAACACTAATATAAATCTTCATAAAAGTCAATGAGTGAAGAATTGTAGGTCAGTGTGACCTGAATCTGAAGGAAAGCTGATTGGCATACCAAGATGTGTGGAAGTTTTAAGTTATATATCACTTGACTTTGGTGTAGGTTATACAGTATCAGAgaactgaatttaaaaaataaaattaaacaaaagttgaCTACTGCCAGAAGGTATTTTAAGTTATTACTGTCTGTTTTAACAAAGAAATGTCCCACTCAGAACATTTTGAATGGCTGGAAGGATATAGTGATACTTGATTTTGTTGTTGTCCACCTACAAAGAGTGTGTGTTCAATAAGTGAAATGTTAGTTTACATACTCAATACTTTTGTGTATAAAGATATACAAAGGAGTTTGTGTAGGTATAATTATGGAGACTTTGCTTACAGTTACTCTATTTTAATTTCCCCATCACATTGCATGGTTACATGCATTGTTTTGTCTATGTGatttataatgtcaaataaaagaATATGATATTGTGTACCCAAATAGTCAGTCAGTTGCTATGTGTGTATCTACATCCTCTTTGtcacaaatattaatattttataaaggtTCATAAATGAAACTGTTGTTTATTACCCCCTGTAGTTACTATCTATTTCAATCAAATAAAGTGAGGTCTTTGTTGACGGGATATATTGTTTACCTCTCTAACAGTATCCCTCTAATCTGTAACTCATAATAGattgttttgattaattataaatttttctgtcaatttaaaATCCTTACAATAGTGAAGGTATGAAATGCATAGAGAGAGTAGTTTGGACATGTTATATGAAAAATCTTTGTGTTGGGGAAAATTGTTCATTAAATATTCATTAACTTAACACTTTCAGATATATATGcaaatcaccatttaaaaatgAGAGTGTATTGACATTTGGTCCCTTTGTACCGGATGATGGAAGGAGTATTAACATGTTATGAGAGAATAATTATATTGCCTTATTCAATGTATTTGAAGTATGTTACCATCAATATCATTACCCAATTTATGTCATGTTGAACCTTGAAGAGGAGCTTTTATAGTACATTCAAACATCATATATTTAAAACTATATGAGCTGTCCTTTTAACATAAAAATTGTTTATGGAGTTTAGTGCATttcattatatatcatatagatacTTAACAGTTCAGTAAATTACCTTATTTGGCTCTTATTTAAGAGACACCTCTTTGCAGACACATGTTTCTTTTTTGGAGAAGGAATGCCTTTTGTCCTTATGCACTGGCTTTTCAATTCATATTCAATAGTTTTAAATGGTTTTTAGTTCAGACTGGAACCTTTTTTACTTCAAAACTGGTGGGTTTTTTTCATATAGCGGAGGACAGACCCCTAATTTTTGTCTTTCATGATACATTTCCAATAACCATGATTACAAACAATCATAGTTCTTTTGTCATTACCTAATTCAAGAAGTTACACCAGATATGGGATTTTCCCTGATTATTTGCcatgtttaaaaatacaaatatagtacttttattttttaataccaTTAATATCCAAAGATTATCACTTTTTAAGAGCATTTGAGTTTTACCCTTGCCATTCCTAAATgtagtttttaattttgatttcataAGATGTAATAAATGAActcttttcaaaatgtttaatgctttttataattttttgtaagGATCAAGAAAATAAGCTAAATATAATCCTAAGTAAAATCTGGTCTTTTGTTTTAAATCTCTAAGCTGATTCCAACTTAAGTCACAAACTGATTTTTTGTAGACcaacaaatttttttaaaattatgaaaggtcataaaactttacgttgtactccaaaatcaaccaatcaaaatgttggatttcatgtttcgagcatgatttttatgctccatgcactgagcaaagttttatgacttcaaccccagatCTGGCCTGATGTTTTTTGCCTCAGAATGCAAGACATGAGCATATAAGTCCAGCAGCAGTGTATACAATTTGTATTAAGCTACAAACAATGTATCCATCATGCAGGGTTCATCTAGACTTGACCGCAAGGACCACATTTCATAGTTAAGGTTGCATGATTAGGTCTGTTTCTCAAATATTGTTAGTAGTAAAtcaactataattggtgtatggaatgattgttagatgttaatgtcagtctggcaggtttcatctgacttTGAACTaactcattttcacagttcattggtTGCTTAGTTTTTGTTTAGACTGTTTTTCTGATGCTTTAACAATAGGCTAACAAGGTTTGGTGTATAAAATGATTGTACAAAGTACATCGTCAATCTGGCAGGCTtacatggagagttgtctcattggcaatcataccacatcttcatatttctgttacatgtatataatatgcaAATCTTggcaaaaccaagaaatcaaatatttaccccaaaaaaatattagtaccaacaaaaataaataattttacaaatgtcATTTAACTTCCTTAACTTTTAACTAATTCATCTTCTTAAATGTACACAAGACATTTGTGTGTGTCCACACTTGTTCATTTTTTATGTAAACGTTTTTTGAAAGAAGTGTATACTTTGAACCTCTATTTCAGAATTTTTGATtgaatgaattgaaaaaaaagactgtaaaacaataaatagaaactttatagtaataataataatttagaattaacaaatattaaacaGTGTCTTTGAGCAGAGTTTTGGAAATGGCAGTGAGCTGTCCAGTTTTATCATATTCCATAGCAGTCTTACCATCTTCATCCAGATAAGTAAAATTAGCACCATTCTTCATCAAGAAGATAGCAGTGTCTATATGTTTTTCATGGACAGTCACATGCAATGGTGTTTGTCTTTTTCCATTTATACTATTAATGTTAGCTCCACCTTGAATGAGTAAGGAGACCAGTCTATTGTTTCCTGAGGATGCAGCGTAATGTAGAGGACTTCCACCGTGTAAATCACGGAGATTGATATTGGCACCGTATTGAATGAGATCCTTTGTCAGTTGATCCTGGTTATTTTCCACTGCAAAGTGTAAAGCAGTTTTATTACTTGTACTTATCATGTTAACATTGGCATTGTTCTTAAGTAGAAGTGAACAGATTTCTGGTGCTTGGTGACCAGCAGCAATGTGAAGTGGAGATTTACGAAATTTGGTAGTTAAGTTGACATCAGCGCCACTTTCCAGAAGTGCTTTAGCTATTGCTAAATGGTTATTTGCACATGATAGATGTAGGGCAGTACGTCCCATTCTCttctctttcaaattaatgctaACATTACTTCGTTTCAGTATCAATTTAGCTATGTCTGTGTACCCTGCTGCTACAGCTAAGTGTAATGGTGTCATACCAACCTCATCTTTACTCCAAACATCTGCCCCTTTTTGTATTAGTAACTTTGTAAGTTCAGGATGTTGATATATAATAGAGAGATGAAGCGGTGTTTTTCCAGTTTCATCTGCAGCATTTATATCGGCATCATTGTCTAGCAACAATGTTGACATTCTAGTATTGTTTTTCAGAAGAGCGATATGCAGGGGTGTTCTTTTGGATTTGTCTGTAATGTTCACGTTTGCACCTTCATCAAGTAAAAGTTTAGAGGCACGGATTTTATCACTTTTGACAATCTTATGAAGAATTGTTATTCCACTTCTTCTGTTGACAGTACGATTAACATCAGCTCCATGATCGATGAGAATTTTAGCACCACAGAGATTATTGTGACACAGAGCATTGAAAAGTGGAGTGTTTCCTTCAAGATCACGACAGTCTATGTCTATATTAAAATCTATTAGAATTTTAACTACATTAGGACGGAACCTCTGTGCCATCGCATGTAAAATGGTTGTTCCTTCACTGTTAATATTTGTACACAAGTCATTACAATTATCCTTATTCTTTTGAAGAACACGGACTACATCTAAGGCATCTCCATATAATACAGCTTCCATTAGTTTATCAGTTTCCTTATCTAAAACTTCGTAATTTGTCATTTTGATGCAAGTCAGTTCTTTCAGCTTCCTGCTCCTTTTATGTATAGTTATTTAACATGTTATCAAAGCACAATCAAAACTAATTTTATGTCCTTTTTACACAATGAAATCCTTTTAAATAATCCAGTATACTAACACGCTGTTCAAACTTACCAAAGAAACTCCCAATTGACAAATGGGAGTGAAAGGCAAAGTGACGGATTTGaagaaaattgtaaacaaattaaatAGATGTCATATATTTTATAGGTAGACAGGTAGATGGTACTTCTGTGTTGCTATCATCTACTCACTCTTAACAGTAGAGAGTTTTATTCTCTGTAATTGTTGTTTTACGGCTTTCCAATAATGACACGGTTGAATTTTATTGTacagtttataaatatttgtCCATTTAAAAACTAATACTT
Encoded here:
- the LOC143043525 gene encoding uncharacterized protein LOC143043525 — translated: MTNYEVLDKETDKLMEAVLYGDALDVVRVLQKNKDNCNDLCTNINSEGTTILHAMAQRFRPNVVKILIDFNIDIDCRDLEGNTPLFNALCHNNLCGAKILIDHGADVNRTVNRRSGITILHKIVKSDKIRASKLLLDEGANVNITDKSKRTPLHIALLKNNTRMSTLLLDNDADINAADETGKTPLHLSIIYQHPELTKLLIQKGADVWSKDEVGMTPLHLAVAAGYTDIAKLILKRSNVSINLKEKRMGRTALHLSCANNHLAIAKALLESGADVNLTTKFRKSPLHIAAGHQAPEICSLLLKNNANVNMISTSNKTALHFAVENNQDQLTKDLIQYGANINLRDLHGGSPLHYAASSGNNRLVSLLIQGGANINSINGKRQTPLHVTVHEKHIDTAIFLMKNGANFTYLDEDGKTAMEYDKTGQLTAISKTLLKDTV